In Marinobacter salsuginis, one DNA window encodes the following:
- the rnc gene encoding ribonuclease III, translating to MSSQPDLDQLQRRIGYQFKSPERLLLALTHRSYGNQNNERLEFLGDSIVNMVIAEYLFLHFEKAREGQLSRLRARMVKGVTLAEIGREFQLGGYLRLGSGELKSGGYRRESILADAVESIIGAIYLDSDFHTCREQVLRWFEHRLEKLDLQDTQKDPKTRLQEYLQSRQFPLPRYDVISVDGEAHNQTFHVSCALPSLDRKTTGTGSSRRVAEQQAARNALKELGVENQ from the coding sequence GTGAGTTCACAACCGGACCTGGATCAGTTACAGCGACGCATCGGCTATCAGTTCAAATCGCCGGAGCGACTTCTGCTGGCACTTACTCACCGGAGCTACGGAAACCAGAATAACGAGCGTCTGGAATTTCTCGGCGACTCCATCGTGAACATGGTGATTGCCGAGTATCTGTTTCTGCACTTCGAAAAAGCCCGTGAAGGCCAGCTGAGCCGCCTGCGGGCCCGCATGGTAAAGGGCGTGACCCTGGCTGAGATCGGCCGGGAATTCCAGCTTGGAGGTTACCTCCGGCTGGGCTCCGGAGAGTTGAAAAGCGGAGGCTACCGTCGGGAATCCATCCTGGCCGATGCCGTGGAATCGATCATCGGCGCCATCTATCTGGACAGCGATTTTCACACCTGCCGGGAGCAGGTTCTGCGTTGGTTTGAGCACCGGTTGGAGAAGCTTGATCTCCAGGATACCCAGAAAGATCCCAAGACCCGTTTGCAGGAATACCTCCAGTCTCGCCAGTTTCCATTGCCACGCTATGACGTCATTTCCGTGGACGGCGAGGCTCACAACCAGACATTTCACGTATCCTGTGCGCTGCCTTCGCTGGACCGAAAGACCACCGGGACTGGTAGCAGCCGCCGGGTGGCCGAGCAGCAGGCAGCCCGTAACGCCCTGAAAGAACTGGGCGTGGAGAATCAGTAA
- a CDS encoding DUF4845 domain-containing protein, with product MQKNNLSGMGRQRGASALTMMVMVLFFGGLLTLVIKLGPAYLDDITIQEALESLDGTEGLSQMGPAQVRTLINKRLSVNNVRGFDAKNISVDKDGDLVVINVDYEVRNNLFSNVDTVVHFKHTYEMKGK from the coding sequence ATGCAGAAAAACAATCTTTCCGGCATGGGCCGTCAGCGGGGTGCCTCGGCATTGACCATGATGGTTATGGTGCTGTTTTTTGGTGGCTTGCTGACGCTGGTGATCAAGCTGGGTCCCGCCTACCTTGATGACATCACCATTCAGGAAGCGCTGGAAAGCCTGGATGGTACAGAAGGCCTCTCTCAGATGGGGCCAGCCCAGGTTCGCACACTGATTAACAAGCGGCTCAGTGTGAACAATGTCCGGGGCTTTGATGCCAAGAACATTTCAGTCGATAAGGATGGCGACCTGGTCGTCATCAACGTTGATTACGAAGTGCGTAACAACCTGTTCAGCAATGTGGATACGGTGGTTCACTTCAAACACACCTATGAGATGAAGGGCAAGTGA
- the lepB gene encoding signal peptidase I: MDIDFPLVLVVLTFATGLIWLADKLFLRERRLAAYRASGASGEVGEGSSEEPKEPYLVDLSRSFFPVLAIVLVLRSFLVEPFQIPSGSMLPTLEVGDFILVNKYAYGLRLPVAGTKVVPVGDPQRGDVMVFRYPEDGQTNYIKRVIGLPGDHVRYRDKQLYINGEKVETRFIARLPPMELRREDLGEVEHDIFLTMGRPGGSGEGEWVVPEGHYFVMGDNRDNSNDSRYWGTVPDELVVGKAFAIWMHWKSLTSLPSFDRVGGIE, from the coding sequence ATGGATATTGATTTTCCCCTGGTACTGGTGGTGCTGACCTTTGCGACAGGTCTGATCTGGCTGGCGGACAAGCTGTTTCTTCGTGAGCGCCGGCTTGCTGCCTACCGTGCCAGTGGTGCTTCCGGAGAGGTCGGTGAGGGCTCATCGGAGGAGCCGAAAGAGCCCTACCTGGTCGACCTGAGCCGATCGTTTTTTCCGGTACTGGCGATTGTCTTGGTGCTGCGCTCCTTCCTGGTGGAGCCCTTTCAGATTCCATCGGGATCCATGCTGCCGACCCTTGAGGTGGGCGACTTCATTCTGGTGAACAAATACGCCTACGGCCTAAGGCTGCCTGTTGCCGGAACCAAAGTGGTTCCCGTCGGCGATCCCCAACGCGGCGATGTCATGGTGTTCCGCTATCCGGAAGATGGTCAGACCAACTACATCAAACGAGTGATTGGCCTGCCCGGCGATCATGTTCGCTATCGTGACAAGCAGCTGTACATCAACGGGGAGAAGGTCGAAACCCGATTTATCGCCAGACTCCCGCCGATGGAGCTGCGTCGTGAGGACCTGGGTGAAGTCGAACACGACATTTTCCTGACCATGGGCCGGCCCGGTGGCAGTGGTGAGGGCGAGTGGGTGGTGCCCGAAGGCCATTATTTTGTCATGGGTGACAATCGCGATAACAGTAATGACAGCCGCTACTGGGGCACGGTCCCGGACGAGCTGGTAGTGGGCAAGGCCTTCGCTATCTGGATGCACTGGAAATCCCTAACCAGTCTGCCATCCTTTGATCGTGTAGGCGGAATCGAGTAA
- the lepA gene encoding translation elongation factor 4 — protein sequence MTELSRIRNFSIIAHIDHGKSTLADRFIQVCGGLTDREMAEQVLDSMDLERERGITIKAQSVTLNYKARDGQEYKLNFIDTPGHVDFSYEVSRSLYACEGALLVVDAGQGVEAQSVANCYTAIEQGLEVVPVLNKMDLPQAEPERVAAEIEDIIGIEASDAVRCSAKSGMGVEDVLEDLIKKIPPPKGDRDAPLQALIIDSWFDNYLGVVSLVRVTEGTLKKGDKIVIKSTGKAWNADKVGIFNPKPKDTDVLESGDVGFVVAGIKDIHGAPVGDTIVHQKFAEQTPMLPGFKKVKPQVYAGLFPVSADDYNDFRDALEKLTLNDASLFFEPENSDALGFGFRCGFLGMLHMEIIQERLEREYDIDLITTAPTVIYEVVTKQGETLSVDNPSRLPDIGSIEEMREPIVEANILVPQEHIGNVIALCEEKRGVQKNMHFMTTQVQLTYELPMAEVVMDFFDRIKSASRGFASLDYHFTRFQTANLVRLDVLINGERVDALALIVHKEQAHHKGRQLIEKMKELIPRQMFDIAIQAAIGNQVVSRVTVKALRKNVTAKCYGGDVSRKKKLLQKQKEGKKRMKQLGNVEVPQEAFLAVLKVDK from the coding sequence GTGACTGAACTGAGCCGAATCCGTAACTTTTCCATCATCGCCCACATCGACCATGGCAAATCCACGCTGGCAGACCGTTTTATCCAGGTTTGCGGCGGCCTGACCGACCGTGAAATGGCCGAGCAGGTCCTGGATTCCATGGATCTTGAGCGGGAGCGGGGGATTACCATCAAGGCCCAGAGTGTCACTCTGAATTACAAAGCCCGTGACGGTCAGGAATACAAACTGAACTTCATCGACACCCCGGGCCATGTGGATTTTTCCTACGAGGTTTCGCGCTCTCTATATGCCTGCGAAGGGGCCCTGCTGGTGGTGGATGCCGGGCAGGGCGTCGAGGCCCAGTCCGTGGCCAATTGCTATACCGCCATTGAGCAGGGGCTGGAAGTGGTGCCGGTTCTGAACAAGATGGATCTGCCCCAGGCCGAGCCGGAGCGGGTAGCGGCGGAAATCGAGGATATCATTGGTATCGAAGCCTCTGATGCGGTCCGCTGCAGCGCCAAGAGCGGCATGGGTGTTGAGGACGTGCTGGAGGATCTCATCAAGAAGATCCCGCCGCCAAAGGGTGACCGGGATGCGCCGCTGCAGGCTCTGATCATCGATTCTTGGTTCGACAACTATCTCGGCGTGGTATCTCTGGTGCGTGTGACCGAGGGTACCCTGAAAAAGGGTGACAAGATCGTTATCAAGTCTACCGGCAAGGCCTGGAACGCCGACAAGGTCGGTATATTTAATCCCAAGCCGAAAGACACTGACGTACTTGAATCCGGTGACGTTGGCTTTGTTGTGGCCGGTATCAAGGATATCCACGGTGCGCCGGTGGGTGACACCATCGTGCATCAGAAGTTTGCCGAACAGACCCCCATGCTTCCCGGGTTCAAGAAGGTCAAACCCCAGGTTTATGCCGGGCTGTTCCCGGTCAGTGCCGATGACTACAACGATTTCCGGGATGCCCTGGAAAAGCTCACCCTGAACGATGCCTCCCTGTTTTTCGAGCCGGAAAACTCCGATGCCCTCGGTTTCGGTTTCCGCTGTGGTTTCCTGGGCATGCTGCACATGGAAATTATCCAGGAGCGGCTGGAGCGGGAATACGACATCGACCTGATTACCACCGCACCAACGGTGATCTATGAGGTGGTTACCAAGCAGGGTGAGACTCTGTCGGTAGACAACCCGTCGCGGCTTCCGGATATTGGTTCCATTGAGGAAATGCGTGAGCCGATTGTGGAAGCGAATATCCTGGTGCCCCAGGAACATATCGGCAACGTCATCGCCCTGTGCGAGGAAAAGCGTGGCGTTCAGAAGAACATGCACTTCATGACCACCCAGGTTCAGCTTACCTATGAGCTGCCCATGGCGGAGGTGGTGATGGACTTCTTCGACCGGATCAAGTCGGCCAGCCGCGGTTTTGCCTCACTGGACTATCACTTTACCCGATTCCAGACCGCCAACCTGGTGCGGCTGGATGTGCTGATCAATGGCGAACGAGTTGATGCCCTGGCCCTGATCGTGCACAAAGAACAGGCTCATCACAAAGGTCGCCAGCTGATCGAAAAGATGAAGGAACTGATTCCGAGGCAGATGTTCGACATTGCCATTCAGGCCGCCATCGGCAATCAGGTGGTGTCGCGGGTCACGGTCAAGGCGCTGCGCAAGAACGTAACCGCCAAGTGTTACGGTGGTGACGTCAGCCGGAAGAAAAAACTGCTGCAGAAGCAGAAAGAAGGTAAAAAGCGTATGAAGCAGCTGGGTAATGTCGAGGTGCCTCAGGAAGCGTTTCTTGCCGTATTGAAAGTAGATAAATAA